One Artemia franciscana chromosome 7, ASM3288406v1, whole genome shotgun sequence DNA segment encodes these proteins:
- the LOC136029208 gene encoding small ribosomal subunit protein uS10m-like — protein MSKIGTTIRRFFPSSNKINCFSTQIPDKLYKNIEIEVKCGQPAILKSYEYFVTSAAKHLGITVGSCWAPKLPVHDRMTLLRSVHIYKKHREQYEVRTYYRYFNFHKLTGSTADTFLEYVQRNLPEGVGMKVTYTELMNMPKVVEDLRLKLEENKKRGAIESS, from the exons aTGTCGAAGATTGGTACAACTATAAGGAGATTCTTcccttcatcaaataaaatCAACTGCTTTAGCACGCAA ATTCCTGataaattgtacaaaaatattgaaattgaaGTCAAGTGTGGTCAACCAGCAATTTTGAAAAGTTATGAATATTTTGTAACAAGTGCTGCAAAACATCTAGGGATAACTGTTGGAAGCTG ttgggcGCCCAAATTGCCCGTCCATGACCGGATGACATTACTCAGATCTGTTCACATTTATAAAAAGCATAGGGAACAATATGAAGTTCGAACGTATTATAGATACTTTAATTTTCACAAATTGACTGGTTCTACTGCAGACACCTTTCTTGAATATGTTCAAAGGAATTTGCCCGAAGGTGTGGGGATGAAGGTGACATAT ACTGAATTAATGAATATGCCAAAAGTAGTTGAAGATCTGCGGTTGAAGctggaagaaaacaaaaaaagaggagCCATAGAATCAAGTTGA